Proteins from a genomic interval of Zingiber officinale cultivar Zhangliang chromosome 2A, Zo_v1.1, whole genome shotgun sequence:
- the LOC122042327 gene encoding probable xyloglucan endotransglucosylase/hydrolase protein B: protein MASSPPALCCILLISFLSVLTTTTAAPPRKPIDVPFQKNYVPTWAFDHIKYFNGGNDIQLYLDRNTGTGFQSKGSYLFGHFSMQMKLVPGDSAGTVTAFYLSSQNSEHDEIDFEFLGNRSGQPYILQTNVFTGGKGDREQRIYLWFDPTKDFHTYSILWNEFQIVFLVDDSPIRVFKNNKDLGVRYPFEQPMKIYSSLWNGDDWATRGGLEKTDWLKAPFVAAYRGFHIDGCEASAEAKFCATQGRRWWDQHEFRDLDGPQYRRLQWVRQKYTIDNYCTDRKRYPVMPPECKRNRDV, encoded by the exons ATGGCTTCTTCTCCTCCGGCATTGTGCTGCATCTTACTGATCAGCTTCCTCTCCGTGCTCACCACCACCACTGCTGCCCCTCCGAGGAAGCCCATCGACGTCCCGTTCCAAAAGAACTATGTTCCCACTTGGGCATTCGATCACATTAAGTACTTCAACGGCGGCAACGACATCCAGCTCTACCTGGACAGGAACACCGGCACTGGCTTTCAGTCGAAGGGTTCGTACTTGTTCGGCCACTTCAGCATGCAGATGAAGTTGGTTCCGGGCGATTCCGCCGGCACGGTCACTGCATTCTAT CTGTCGTCTCAGAACTCGGAGCACGACGAGATCGACTTTGAGTTCTTGGGGAACAGGAGCGGCCAGCCCTACATCCTGCAGACCAATGTGTTTACCGGGGGGAAGGGGGACAGGGAGCAGAGGATCTACCTCTGGTTCGACCCGACCAAGGACTTCCACACCTACTCCATTCTCTGGAACGAGTTCCAGATCGT GTTCTTGGTGGACGACTCGCCGATAAGGGTGTTCAAGAACAACAAGGACTTGGGGGTGCGGTACCCGTTCGAGCAGCCGATGAAGATATACTCGAGCCTGTGGAACGGGGACGACTGGGCGACGCGCGGCGGGCTGGAGAAGACGGACTGGCTGAAGGCGCCGTTCGTGGCGGCGTACAGGGGGTTCCACATCGACGGGTGCGAGGCGTCGGCGGAGGCCAAGTTCTGCGCCACGCAGGGGCGGCGGTGGTGGGACCAGCACGAGTTCCGGGACCTCGACGGACCGCAGTACCGACGCCTGCAGTGGGTCCGGCAGAAGTACACCATCGACAACTACTGCACCGACCGGAAAAGGTACCCGGTGATGCCGCCGGAGTGCAAGCGAAACAGGGACGTCTAG